CATGACCCCGAGCGATTCCACGCAAGTCAAAGCACAAGCGCATCATCACTCCATCATGAAACTAATCCCCGAAATTCAAGCCGCTCACGGCGAAATTCAGACCCTTCGACGAACCATTCACGCCAATCCAGAATTGCGTTACGAAGAAGCAGCGACAGCGGATCTTGTCGCTAAAACGCTCGAATCCTGGGGGATCGAGACGCATCGTGGATTGGGCAAAACGGGCGTGGTCGGCGTACTCAAGCGAGGCAACGGCACACGTTCAATCGGACTGCGCGCCGACATGGATGCGTTGCCGATTCAGGAGTTGAACGGCTTCGAGCATCGTTCGAAAAATGACGGAAAAATGCATGCATGTGGCCACGATGGCCATACGGCGATGCTGCTCGGTGCGGCTCGGCATCTGGTCAAACATGGCGACTTCGACGGTACGATCGTCTTCATCTTCCAGCCTGCCGAAGAAGGCGGCGCAGGCGCACAGGCGATGATCGACGACGGCCTGTTCACGAAATTTCCTGTCGACGCGGTGTTTGGCATTCACAATTGGCCGGGCATGCCGGCGGGCCACTTTGGTGTGACTGAAGGCCCGATCATGGCGTCCAGCAACGAATTTCGCATTGAGATCAAAGGCGTCGGTTCGCATGCGGCGTTGCCGCACAATGGACGCGATCCAGTGTTCACCGCGGTGCAGATCGCGAACGGACTGCAGAGCATCATTACGCGCAATAAGAAACCGCTGGATACTGCCGTTCTGTCGATCACCCAGATTCACGCCGGCGATGCGCTTAATGTTGTGCCAAACGACGCGTGGCTTGCCGGCACGGTCCGCACATTCACCACTGAGACGCTGGATCTAATTGAATCGCGCATGCGCAAGATCGCAGAAAGCACTGCCGATGCGTACGATTGCACGGTGAAGATTCACTTCCACCGCAACTATCCGCCGACGATCAACAGCAGCGAAGAGGCGCGCTTTGCAGCAACGGTCATGAAGGAAATAGTGGGCGCGGAAAAGGTCGATGACGCAGTCGAACCGACGATGGGCGCAGAAGACTTTTCGTTCATGTTGCTGGCCAAACCAGGCTGCTATGCGTTTCTAGGCAACGGAGATGGCGGTCATAGGGAATCGGGTCATGGCGCAGGTCCGTGCATGTTGCACAACGCAAGCTATGACTTCAACGACGAATTGCTGCCGATTGGTTCGACGTACTGGGTTCGACTGGCGCAGCGTTTTTTGGCGGACGGGAATAAAGCGTCGTGATTGGATTGGGTGGCGCGATAAGTGCGCCACCTTGGATTGTTGTTTCGGTATTAGTCTTCTGGCGTTAGCATTCCGGAGCAGATGCTCGTTGAGAAATGGGTGCCGAGGGGAACTGGCGGGGTCGCTGACGTCGCCGGGTAAGGGCGGGTAGGTTCTGGCCACGTTCCGGGGCCGTATTTTCACCGCGCGTAAACGCAGAAACCCCACCGTTGTAGGTGGGGTTTCTGTTTGCTGCAGTGTGCTGCTGGGGAGCCTGACGATTACCTACTTTCACACGGGCAATCCGCACTATCATCGGCGTGGAGTCGTTTCACGGTCCTGTTCGGGATGGGAAGGGGTGGTACCGACTCGCTATGGTCATCAGGCATGACTTGTTGCCGTGGCGCCTTTTGGGGCATCACGACCAATCCGGAAGAAGTAGTTTCTGATGATGTGACATCAGTGGCGGGGGTTGTGTTGTTTTATCTGGCACAACACTGATCTCAACCTGTGTGTGGTCTGCATAAGACCCTGCGCGTAGCGCAGGGTGGGGCATCCATAAGTGCTGAAGCACTAACGGCTGCCGACACACACCTGTTATAGGATCAAGCCTTACGGGCAATTAGTATCAGTTAGCTGAGCACATTACTGCGCTTACACACCTGACCTATCAACGTCCTGGTCTTGAACGACCCTTCAAGGGGCTCGAAGCCCCGGGGATATCTCATCTTAAGGCGAGTTTCCCGCTTAGATGCTTTCAGCGGTTATCTCTTCCGAACATAGCTACCCGGCGATGCCACTGGCGTGACAACCGGTACACCAGAGGTTCGTCCACTCCGGTCCTCTCGTACTAGGAGCAGCCCCCTTCAAATATCCAGCGCCCACGGCAGATAGGGACCAAACTGTCTCACGACGTTTTAAACCCAGCTCACGTACCTCTTTAAATGGCGAACAGCCATACCCTTGGGACCGGCTACAGCCCCAGGATGAGATGAGCCGACATCGAGGTGCCAAACACCGCCGTCGATATGAACTCTTGGGCGGTATCAGCCTGTTATCCCCAGAGTACCTTTTATCCGTTGAGCGATGGCCCTTCCATACAGAACCACCGGATCACTATGACCTGCTTTCGCACCTGCTCGACTTGTCGGTCTCGCAGTTAAGCACGCTTATGCCATTGCACTATCAGCACGATTTCCGACCGTACCTAGCGTACCTTCGTACTCCTCCGTTACACTTTGGGAGGAGACCGCCCCAGTCAAACTGCCTACCATGCACTGTCCCCGATCCGGATTACGGACCAAGGTTAGAACCTCAAACAAGCCAGGGTGGTATTTCAAGGTCGGCTCCACTGAAACTAGCGTTCCAGCTTCAAAGCCTCCCACCTATCCTACACAGACCGGTTCAAAGTCCAATGCAAAGCTACAGTAAAGGTTCATGGGGTCTTTCCGTCTAGCCGCGGGGAGATTGCATCATCACAAACACTTCAACTTCGCTGAGTCTCGGGAGGAGACAGTGTGGCCATCGTTACGCCATTCGTGCAGGTCGGAACTTACCCGACAAGGAATTTCGCTACCTTAGGACCGTTATAGTTACGGCCGCCGTTTACCGGGACTTCAATCAAGAGCTTGCACCCCATCATTTAATCTTCCGGCACCGGGCAGGCGTCACACCCTATACGTCCACTTTCGTGTTTGCAGAGTGCTGTGTTTTTATTAAACAGTCGCAGCCACCAGTTTATTGCAACCCCTTCACCCTCTGCGCGCAGGCGCATCAAGCTACAGGGGCGTACCTTATCCCGAAGTTACGGTACCAATTTGCCGAGTTCCTTCTCCCGAGTTCTCTCAAGCGCCTTAGAATACTCATCTCGCCCACCTGTGTCGGTTTGCGGTACGGTCTTGTTAGACTGAAGCTTAGAGGCTTTTCCTGGAACCACTTCCGATTGCTTCGTGACCTAGATCACTGGCCTCGCACCCTTGAATTCCGCGCCCGGATTTGCCAAAGCGCCTTCTCCAATGCAAGGACCGGGACTTCCAACACCCGGACAACCTTCCGCGATCCGTCCCCCCATCGCATCTAACAATGGTGCAGGAATATTAACCTGCTTCCCATCAGCTACGCATTTCTGCCTCGCCTTAGGGGCCGACTCACCCTACGCCGATGAACGTTGCGTAGGAAACCTTGGGCTTACGGCGAGGGGGCCTTTCACCCCCTTTATCGCTACTCATGTCAGCATTCGCACTTCCGATACCTCCAGCGCACTTTTCAATGCACCTTCGCAGGCTTACGGAACGCTCTCCTACCATGCACATAAATGTGCATCCGCAGCTTCGGTATATGGCTTAGCCCCGTTACATCTTCCGCGCAGGACGACTCGATCAGTGAGCTATTACGCTTTCTTTAAAGGATGGCTGCTTCTAAGCCAACCTCCTGACTGTTTTAGCCTTCCCACTTCGTTTCCCACTTAGCCATATTTGGGGACCTTAGCTGGCGGTCTGGGTTGTTTCCCTCTTGACACCGGACGTTAGCACCCGATGTCTGTCTCCCGTGATTGCACTCTTCGGTATTCGGAGTTTGCTATGGCGTAGTAATCCGCAATGGACCCCACAACCATGACAGTGCTCTACCCCCGAAGGTGATACACGAGGCACTACCTAAATAGTTTTCGGAGAGAACCAGCTATTTCCAGGTTTGTTTAGCCTTTCACCCCTATCCACAGCTCATCCCCTAACTTTTCAACGTTAGTGGGTTCGGACCTCCAGTACGTGTTACCGCACCTTCATCCTGGCCATGGATAGATCACCTGGTTTCGGGTCTACACCCAGCGACTGAATCGCCCTGTTCGGACTCGCTTTCGCTACGCCTGCCCTAATCGGTTAAGCTTGCCACTGAATGTAAGTCGCTGACCCATTATACAAAAGGTACGCCGTCACCCCTTACGAGGCTCCGACTGTTTGTATGCATGCGGTTTCAGGATCTATTTCACTCCCCTCCCGGGGTTCTTTTCGCCTTTCCCTCACGGTACTGGTTCACTATCGGTCGATCACGAGTATTTAGCCTTGGAGGATGGTCCCCCCATCTTCAGACAGGATTTCACGTGTCCCGCCCTACTTTCCGTACACCTAGTTCTTCCTCGCTGTTTTCGTCTACAGGGCTATCACCTGCTATGGCCGCACTTTCCAGAGCGTTCGACTAACAATGAAGATAAAGAGTACAGGCTGGTCCCATTTCGCTCGCCACTACTCTGGGAATCTCGGTTGATTTCTTTTCCTGCGGTTACTTAGATGTTTCAGTTCACCGCGTTCGCTTCGCGTAGCCTATGTATTCAGCTACGGATACTCCATAAGGAGTGGGTTTCCCCATTCGGATATCGGTGGATCAAAGCTCGTTTGCCAGCTCCCCACCGCTTTTCGCAGGCTACCGCGTCCTTCATCGCCTGTGATCGCCAAGGCATCCACCACATGCACTTGTTCGCTTGACCCTATAACGGGTGTGTCTTCGGCGCATTCACTCGGAACACGGCCTTCGCCACATCGTTACAGGTTGAGTATTCGTGTTGCGCCGTATTCCAAGGCAATCTTTCGATCACCTTTTCATACATTGATACAATCACAACCCTGATTCACCTACTCGCACACCCATCTCTAAGCATGCTTTCGTGAATCTCTTTACTACTTCTTCCTGATTGTTAAAGAACGACAGCCGATCACGCGGTTGCTATAACCACGTCTCGCTCTGACTGGCTCAATCGCCAATGCACAACTCTCTGCCCGTCTTGCCGGCAGAACACTATGCATTGAGGATTGGTGGAGGATGACGGGATCGAACCGACGACCCCCTGCTTGCAAAGCAGGTGCTCTCCCAGCTGAGCTAATCCCCCAGTCACATACAGACACACGATCAATTATCGTCTGCCGATGCAGTCTTCACAGATACGCCCTTCAGCGGCGAACCCCACCGCAGAAACAGTGGTGGGTCTGGATGGATTCGAACCATCGACCCCCGCCTTATCAAGACGGTGCTCTAACCGACTGAGCTACAGACCCCTGCGTCTGTCTGCGTATCTGTCTTTAATTTACAGCCGATAAGCGTGAGCGCTCAACGTTGAACACGTCAGCTCGAGAAAGGAGGTGATCCAGCCGCACCTTCCGATACGGCTACCTTGTTACGACTTCACCCCAGTCATGAATCCTACCGTGGTGACCGTCCTCCTTGCGGTTAGACTAGCCACTTCTGGTAAAACCCACTCCCATGGTGTGACGGGCGGTGTGTACAAGACCCGGGAACGTATTCACCGCGGCATGCTGATCCGCGATTACTAGCGATTCCAGCTTCACGCACTCGAGTTGCAGAGTGCGATCCGGACTACGATCGGTTTTCTGGGATTGGCTCCACCTCGCGGCTTGGCAACCCTCTGTTCCGACCATTGTATGACGTGTGAAGCCCTACCCATAAGGGCCATGAGGACTTGACGTCATCCCCACCTTCCTCCGGTTTGTCACCGGCAGTCTCCCTGGAGTGCTCTTGCGTAGCAACTAGGGACAAGGGTTGCGCTCGTTGCGGGACTTAACCCAACATCTCACGACACGAGCTGACGACAGCCATGCAGCACCTGTGTTATGGCTCCCTTTCGGGCACCCCCACCTCTCAGCAGGGTTCCATACATGTCAAGGGTAGGTAAGGTTTTTCGCGTTGCATCGAATTAATCCACATCATCCACCGCTTGTGCGGGTCCCCGTCAATTCCTTTGAGTTTTAATCTTGCGACCGTACTCCCCAGGCGGTCAACTTCACGCGTTAGCTACGTTACCAAGTCAATGAAGACCCGACAACTAGTTGACATCGTTTAGGGCGTGGACTACCAGGGTATCTAATCCTGTTTGCTCCCCACGCTTTCGTGCATGAGCGTCAGTATTGGCCCAGGGGGCTGCCTTCGCCATCGGTATTCCTCCACATCTCTACGCATTTCACTGCTACACGTGGAATTCTACCCCCCTCTGCCATACTCTAGCCCGCCAGTCACAAATGCAGTTCCCAGGTTAAGCCCGGGGATTTCACATCTGTCTTAGCGAACCGCCTGCGCACGCTTTACGCCCAGTAATTCCGATTAACGCTTGCACCCTACGTATTACCGCGGCTGCTGGCACGTAGTTAGCCGGTGCTTATTCTTCCGGTACCGTCATCCCACCACCATATTAGGGCGATGGTTTTCTTTCCGGACAAAAGTGCTTTACAACCCGAAGGCCTTCTTCACACACGCGGCATTGCTGGATCAGGGTTTCCCCCATTGTCCAAAATTCCCCACTGCTGCCTCCCGTAGGAGTCTGGGCCGTGTCTCAGTCCCAGTGTGGCTGGTCGTCCTCTCAGACCAGCTACAGATCGTCGCCTTGGTAGGCCTTTACCCCACCAACTAGCTAATCTGCCATCGGCCGCCCCTTGAGCGGGAGGTCCGAAGATCCCCCCCTTTCCTCCATAGAGCGTATGCGGTATTAATCCGGCTTTCGCCGGGCTATCCCCCACTCCAGGACACGTTCCGATGTATTACTCACCCGTTCGCCACTCGCCACCAGGATTGCTCCCGTGCTGCCGTTCGACTTGCATGTGTAAGGCATGCCGCCAGCGTTCAATCTGAGCCAGGATCAAACTCTTCAGTTCAAACCTGTTACTGTTTTTCGGGCTCTTTCGAACCCGGTCGCTCACTCAACGTACTGACGAATTGTTCGATCATCTTTCGACGGTCAAACCTTCCTTTCATTACTGTGTGAGACTTGATACTTTTGCTTTACGCCAGACTCCGAAGAATCCGGCTCGCATTCCGCATCAAGCGCCCACACTTATCGGCTGTTAATTTTTAAAGATCGCTCGCAAAAAGGTCAGGCGGCTTGCACCGCCCACTTCTTCCTGCGTCTCTGCATCAGCAGCAGAGAAACGAGATTATGAAGACTTTCCGCTGCGCCGTCAACAGGTTTTTGTTACTGACTGAACCCGCCGAAACCGCTGGAAGCCTTGCCATCACTGGCTTTCCCGCTCTCTGTGCCCCGCTGTCCGGAGCACGAAAGAGCGAGATTCTAGCGACCCAGGACGGGCCTTGCAAGCGTTATTTTGACAACAGTATTAACGGTGCTTGAAAACGGGTTTGCGCTTCTCCACGAAAGCGGCCATCCCTTCTTTCTGATCTTCCGTGGCGAAGAGCGAGTGGAACAGACGGCGCTCGAAGTGGACCCCCTCCGCCAGCGTCGTTTCATATGCGCGGTTGACGGATTCCTTCACCATCATCACTGCGGGAAGGGGAAACTCGGCAATCGTGGTGGCAGCCGCGATCGCTTCGTCGATCAAGGACGCAGCAGGAATTACCCGCGAGACCAGTCCAGCTCGCTCGGCTTCGGCGGCGTCCATGAAGCGAGCAGTCAAACAAAGGTCCATCGCTTTCGCCTTGGAGACAGCGCGCGGCAAACGCTGCGTGCCGCCCGCACCCGGCATCACGCCGAGTTTGATTTCCGGCTGGCCGAACTTGGCCGTGTCGGCGGCAAAAATAATGTCGCACATCATCGCGAGTTCGCAGCCACCGCCGAGCGCGAAGCCCGCCACCGCCGCGATGATCGGCTTGCGGATCGAACGAACCGTTTCCCAGTTGCGCGTGATGTAGTCGCCCTTGTAGACATCCATATAGGAATAGCTGGCCATCATGCCGATGTCGGCGCCCGCGGCGAACGCCTTTTCGCTGCCCGTGATCACGATCGCGCCGATCGCGTCGTCGGCGTCGAATTCGCGCAGCGCCGTGCCCAGTTCGTCCATCAACGCGTCGTTCAACGCGTTCAGCGCCTTCGGCCGATTCAGCGTGACCAGACCAACACGCCCCCGCGTCTCAACCAGAATGTTCTCGTAAGCCATGCCGCCTCCTAGTGATTAATACGCACGCGAAAACGCTTCGCGCAGCCATCTTAATAATGCTAACATTGACCAACCAACCGGTCGGTCAATTATTCGACAGGCTTTTCCCCAACGTACAGTTACGCCCCTGCCATGACACACCCGCTATTCACCAAGCACGAAGACACGCTGCAAAAGGCGCTCACCGCGGTCGAAACGCGCGGCTACTGGAGCCCGTTCGTCGAGATGCCCAGTCCGAAAGTGTACGGGGAAACAGCTAACGCGGACGGCGAAGCCGCATTCAAAGCACACCTCGACACGACCTTCGAACTCGACCAGCCGTCGACCGGCGACACCGTCGGCGCCGAAGTCTCGCCGTTCGGCTTCCCTCTCGGCGTGCGTTATCCGAAGGCCGATCCCGACGCCCTGATCGCAGCGGCGGCGGCAGCGCAACGCGACTGGCGCGCGGCAGGTCCGCAAGCTTGGATCGGCGTGTGCCTCGAAATTCTTACCCGAATCAACCGCGCGAGTTTCGAGATCGGTTACAGCGTGATGCACACGACCAGCCAGGCATTCATGATGGCCTTCCAGGCGGGCGGTCCGCACGCACAGGACCGAGCGCTCGAAGCCGTGGTGTACGCGTGGGACCAGTTGCGCCGCATTCCGGCCAACGCTCACTGGGAAAAACCGCAAGGCAAGAACCCGCCGCTCGCCATGCACAAGCGCTACACCGTCGCCCCGCGCGGCACGGGTCTCGTGCTCGGCTGCTGCACATTCCCGACGTGGAACGGTTATCCCGGCCTCTTCGCGGATCTCGCCACCGGCAACACCGTCATCGTCAAACCGCATCCGGGCGCGATCCTGCCGCTGGCGCTGACGGTTCGAATTGCTCGGGACGTCCTGCGCGAAGCCGGGTTCGATCCGAACGTCGTCACACTGCTCGCGACCGACCCGAACGACGGCGCACTCGTCCAGGATCTGGCGCTGCGTCCGGAAATCAAGCTCATCGACTTCACGGGCAGCTCGCAAAACGGCACCTGGCTCGAACGGAACGCGCATCAAGCGCAGGTCTACACCGAGAAAGCCGGCGTCAACCAGATCGTGATCGACTCGGTGGACG
The sequence above is a segment of the Paraburkholderia sp. D15 genome. Coding sequences within it:
- the paaN gene encoding phenylacetic acid degradation protein PaaN, with the translated sequence MTHPLFTKHEDTLQKALTAVETRGYWSPFVEMPSPKVYGETANADGEAAFKAHLDTTFELDQPSTGDTVGAEVSPFGFPLGVRYPKADPDALIAAAAAAQRDWRAAGPQAWIGVCLEILTRINRASFEIGYSVMHTTSQAFMMAFQAGGPHAQDRALEAVVYAWDQLRRIPANAHWEKPQGKNPPLAMHKRYTVAPRGTGLVLGCCTFPTWNGYPGLFADLATGNTVIVKPHPGAILPLALTVRIARDVLREAGFDPNVVTLLATDPNDGALVQDLALRPEIKLIDFTGSSQNGTWLERNAHQAQVYTEKAGVNQIVIDSVDDIKAAARNIAFSLALYSGQMCTAPQNIYVPRGGIRTADGTLSFDEVAQALAGAVQKLVADPARAVELLGTIQNEGVIQRIAEATGLGQVLVESQSLDHPAFAGARVRTPLMLQLDAATDHAQFTREWFGPISFVIATDSTAQSLDLAGSIAAEHGALTLSVYSTDEAVLDAAHEASIRGGVALSINLTGGVFVNQSAAFSDFHGTGANPAANAALADAAFVANRFRVIQSRLHVEPKAAPAVAS
- a CDS encoding enoyl-CoA hydratase; amino-acid sequence: MAYENILVETRGRVGLVTLNRPKALNALNDALMDELGTALREFDADDAIGAIVITGSEKAFAAGADIGMMASYSYMDVYKGDYITRNWETVRSIRKPIIAAVAGFALGGGCELAMMCDIIFAADTAKFGQPEIKLGVMPGAGGTQRLPRAVSKAKAMDLCLTARFMDAAEAERAGLVSRVIPAASLIDEAIAAATTIAEFPLPAVMMVKESVNRAYETTLAEGVHFERRLFHSLFATEDQKEGMAAFVEKRKPVFKHR
- a CDS encoding M20 aminoacylase family protein codes for the protein MKLIPEIQAAHGEIQTLRRTIHANPELRYEEAATADLVAKTLESWGIETHRGLGKTGVVGVLKRGNGTRSIGLRADMDALPIQELNGFEHRSKNDGKMHACGHDGHTAMLLGAARHLVKHGDFDGTIVFIFQPAEEGGAGAQAMIDDGLFTKFPVDAVFGIHNWPGMPAGHFGVTEGPIMASSNEFRIEIKGVGSHAALPHNGRDPVFTAVQIANGLQSIITRNKKPLDTAVLSITQIHAGDALNVVPNDAWLAGTVRTFTTETLDLIESRMRKIAESTADAYDCTVKIHFHRNYPPTINSSEEARFAATVMKEIVGAEKVDDAVEPTMGAEDFSFMLLAKPGCYAFLGNGDGGHRESGHGAGPCMLHNASYDFNDELLPIGSTYWVRLAQRFLADGNKAS